The DNA region acaaacattgagctttaTCAAAATTAAACTAAATATTTGTACTAATCACCATGTTAATGCCTATTATTAGGTTGCCATGGCAGTAGTAGCAGCTTCAAGCAGCCTCCTAGCATCTGTGCCGTGTTCAGGTAACTCTGCAGGGGTCTGCCAAAAATTACAAGCAAGGAATTAATTGTTATTAAACTCCTTTAAGAGCAAGGAATGGATAGTTatttaaaaacaacaaatataCCTTTCCATATAAGTTTTCCTTTGTGGCTGATGCACCATTAGAAAGCAACAACCTAATTACATCAGCATGCTCACCTCTTGCAGCATGATGAAGAGGCTGCAAAAATGGTGACAAAATATGGCAAACAAATAAGAAGAAATTAAGTAAACAAAGATGAAATAGGACTAGGAATTGGGATTGAGCCGGTATCTCTAGACATTCGACTCCCCCACCCCATCCTAAAGAAACACAGATATTTATAGTAGATTATACTATTAGTAGGATTGACTTAAGCCTCATGAATAGAAACTTAAATTTTAAGAAGGGTAAAAAAACTCACAGTATCACCCTCAGAATCGACTGATTCTAACATCCTTTTTATATGCTCGGCGTCATTAGCTCTGTTAAGTAGAAGTTGGACTATCTCCAAAAACCCTGATATTGCCATTCAAAGTAGAACAACATCACAAATCTCAACCAAAAATACAAAGAGATTTCAACGTATAAAACATGATTTCAAGTTAATTCCACCTCCTGCACACGCATCGTGTAAAGGAATTGCTCCATCCTCATCTTTAGCCTCCAAATCAGCTCCTCTTTCTAGTAGAAGCTGCCGTTCATTATACAAGATCAATAATTCACGTGTTTCAAAAcaataaaagagaaaaaaattgaAGGAGCAAAATAACAAACCTGTGCGCATCCAAAATGGCCGTACAAACAGGTCAAATGAAGAGCGCTATCCCCATCCTCCAAAGGTTCATCAATACTACCACTCAAGTTATCTGAAATTATGCCAACACGTGGATAACCATCATTAGAATTAACAAAATGACATCCATTAGTTACCCAATATTCTAGTTAGCGTGTCTTTTAGCTCACATATCAAAACATAAAAGCTATAGTAGATCATTCAATGGTCATGGTTCAATTCTCAAAAGAGACTAAACCAGGATCAAAATACTCAAAATTACCGAACATTAGACAGTGTATTCATGGTTCAACCAATTGCAATATTCAAAATAATGAAATAACCATAATTTTCTCTGCAAATCATCTCAAACCTCCTCCAATTTAAAAATATATCCTCTACAATTATTCATATCAAGAATCAATTTCCATAAAAAATAATACAGTTTATCTAA from Lathyrus oleraceus cultivar Zhongwan6 chromosome 1, CAAS_Psat_ZW6_1.0, whole genome shotgun sequence includes:
- the LOC127087241 gene encoding uncharacterized protein LOC127087241, coding for MFDNLSGSIDEPLEDGDSALHLTCLYGHFGCAQLLLERGADLEAKDEDGAIPLHDACAGGFLEIVQLLLNRANDAEHIKRMLESVDSEGDTPLHHAARGEHADVIRLLLSNGASATKENLYGKTPAELPEHGTDARRLLEAATTAMAT